One stretch of Priestia megaterium DNA includes these proteins:
- a CDS encoding DUF5105 domain-containing protein: MNVLAFVLMLVLAACNSSKETGGSTSAKNKAIEASIDSASYILVDSDEGAASEEKGLLKVDLKVKNVSKNSISLSDYDGVYLYEGDEQLSPKTGVNSRELGLESSASDKIGAGKQKNLTFVFEVKKDKKYKIGLQSKSSDYDEEIDEVTLTLDTKKYAKSYNKLQDPEKALQAYTEVLYLNKENVDYDKYVTADKTAVIEEQKKAFNEELKGAFSNSLTDKAKKDFFNMYKDVLKEKASVKTNVIANANNKAVVEVEYTTLNLSDLYSYVSQLKRAYTDETKDYDTEHSEEFAASKFKDIVNDLETKEGSRPLRIFMVKEDGKWTVKSSDLYSDSLGKTFGSSYIR; the protein is encoded by the coding sequence ATGAATGTTTTGGCTTTTGTACTTATGCTAGTATTAGCGGCTTGTAACAGTTCTAAGGAAACGGGAGGATCCACTTCGGCTAAAAATAAGGCGATTGAAGCATCCATTGACAGCGCTTCTTATATTTTAGTAGATAGTGATGAAGGAGCTGCAAGTGAAGAAAAAGGGCTGTTGAAAGTTGATTTAAAAGTGAAAAATGTCTCCAAAAACAGTATATCTTTATCGGATTACGACGGTGTTTATTTATACGAAGGAGATGAACAGTTGTCTCCAAAAACAGGAGTGAACAGTCGTGAGCTCGGACTAGAAAGCAGTGCATCTGACAAGATTGGCGCTGGAAAGCAAAAAAATTTAACGTTTGTCTTTGAAGTCAAAAAAGATAAAAAGTACAAAATTGGGCTTCAGTCAAAATCATCTGATTATGATGAAGAAATTGACGAAGTGACATTAACACTGGATACGAAGAAATACGCGAAAAGCTATAATAAGCTGCAAGACCCAGAAAAAGCTCTGCAAGCTTATACAGAAGTCCTTTACTTAAACAAAGAAAACGTAGACTATGATAAATATGTAACAGCAGACAAAACAGCTGTCATAGAAGAACAGAAAAAAGCGTTTAATGAGGAATTAAAAGGTGCGTTTTCTAACAGTTTAACCGACAAAGCAAAAAAAGATTTTTTTAACATGTATAAAGATGTTTTAAAAGAAAAAGCAAGCGTGAAAACAAATGTGATTGCGAATGCAAATAATAAAGCCGTAGTAGAAGTGGAGTACACCACTCTTAATTTATCAGACTTATATTCGTACGTATCGCAGCTTAAGCGAGCATATACAGATGAAACGAAAGATTACGATACAGAACACTCTGAAGAGTTTGCGGCTTCTAAATTCAAAGATATTGTAAATGACTTAGAAACGAAAGAAGGAAGTCGTCCCCTACGAATTTTTATGGTGAAAGAAGATGGGAAATGGACTGTGAAGTCAAGTGACCTCTACAGTGATTCTTTAGGTAAAACGTTTGGATCAAGCTATATTCGATAG
- a CDS encoding acyl-CoA thioesterase: MKANYCKDTKAVRTSRIFPNDINNHNTLFGGKLMSDIDMIASISAYRHSRTECVTASADSIHFLHPITPQDSVCLESYVSWTGRSSMEVFVKVIKENLKTGERQIAATSFLTFVAMDDDGKPRAVPELIPETEEEKYLFQTGADRAATRKQVRKKSNELASVLDLGQPW, translated from the coding sequence ATGAAAGCAAATTATTGTAAAGATACAAAGGCCGTTCGAACGAGCCGCATTTTTCCTAATGATATTAATAATCACAATACGTTATTTGGTGGAAAGTTAATGAGTGATATTGATATGATTGCGTCCATTTCAGCTTATCGTCACAGTCGTACAGAGTGTGTGACAGCTTCAGCAGACTCTATTCATTTTCTGCACCCTATTACGCCTCAGGATTCTGTATGCTTGGAGTCATACGTATCATGGACAGGTCGTTCATCCATGGAAGTATTTGTGAAAGTGATTAAAGAAAATTTAAAAACCGGGGAGCGTCAGATTGCAGCCACATCATTTTTAACTTTTGTGGCAATGGATGATGATGGAAAGCCCCGCGCAGTACCGGAGCTTATTCCAGAAACAGAAGAAGAAAAATACCTGTTTCAAACGGGAGCAGATCGCGCTGCCACGCGTAAACAAGTGCGTAAAAAAAGCAATGAACTAGCCTCGGTATTGGATTTAGGACAACCTTGGTAG
- the ppc gene encoding phosphoenolpyruvate carboxylase yields MVTVEAAERQNSSTALRRDVKFLGQLLGKVLVHQGGEELLNKVEKIREVAKSLRENKDEVIYKEIKNEIVTLEQPMREQVIRAFAVYFHLVNIAEQNHRIRRRREYQQQEDSIMQPGSLESAVVSLKNNGVAPDVIANLLQTLSLELIITAHPTEATRRSVLDIHKRMAELLKNLDNPTLTKRERTEIEERLFSEVLILWQTNELRDRKPTVMDEVSNGLYYFDETLFEVLPQIHQELENSLQENYPEENWKVPNILRFGSWIGGDRDGNPNVTPKVTWQTLVKQRKLAIRKYKESLTQLRQRLSQSTKRVAVSDNLLDSINQEISLLPENKRWRIKHEVYRCKLTIMLHKLNLVGESEAGYQRSEELLHDLFLIKDSLQKHQPQDYQLKSLCKLIRQVELFGFHLATLDIRNHSGEHEAAIKEIFHAVSLAEDYSALTEEEKVELLGKVLQDPRPVVSFVENYSKETQQVIEVFNMIHRAHKEFGERSIEVYLISMTQSASDLLEVMVLAKEAGIYRLHADGRIESKLNIAPLLETIDDLTAGPKIMEQLFQLDFYREHLRKQQDLQEIMLGYSDGSKDGGTLTANWKLYKAQQEIHDMARKYQIRLKFFHGRGGSLGRGGGPLNRSILSQPVETLGDGVKITEQGEVLSSRYSLYDIAYRSLEQAVSALLTAAANVSQEAEQCDIRTHEWEETMDEISTASLRKYQELVFKDPDFLTYFKQATPLPELGALNIGSRPMSRKGSDRFEDLRAIPWVFAWTQSRQLLPAWYAAGTGLQHLVEKSGDIQLLQQMYKEWPFFRSTVDNLQMALTKADLMAAKEYTEMVQDPVISERIFTAIKKEYNLTKEMILQITGQKELMDHLPTIKESIKLRNPYVDPLTFLQVKVISKLREDEAGTLNEELLKEALLTINGIAAGLRNTG; encoded by the coding sequence ATGGTAACAGTAGAAGCAGCAGAAAGACAAAACAGCAGCACTGCCCTGCGCCGTGATGTAAAGTTTCTCGGTCAATTGTTAGGGAAAGTTCTGGTTCACCAAGGTGGAGAAGAACTGCTCAACAAAGTAGAAAAAATACGCGAAGTGGCAAAATCACTTAGAGAAAACAAAGATGAAGTTATCTATAAAGAAATAAAAAATGAAATCGTTACTCTTGAACAGCCGATGCGCGAGCAGGTTATTCGGGCGTTTGCAGTTTATTTTCATTTAGTTAATATTGCAGAGCAAAATCATCGAATTCGTCGCAGACGCGAATATCAGCAGCAAGAAGATTCTATTATGCAGCCGGGCTCATTGGAAAGTGCCGTTGTTTCGCTTAAAAATAATGGCGTGGCGCCAGATGTAATTGCTAACTTGCTTCAAACTTTATCCCTGGAGCTCATCATCACTGCTCATCCAACAGAAGCCACTAGACGAAGTGTTCTTGATATTCATAAACGAATGGCTGAGCTTCTGAAAAACTTGGATAATCCAACGTTAACAAAACGTGAACGTACAGAAATTGAAGAAAGACTGTTTAGCGAAGTATTAATTTTATGGCAAACAAATGAACTGCGAGATCGCAAGCCAACCGTAATGGATGAAGTATCCAATGGATTATATTATTTTGATGAAACGTTATTTGAAGTGCTTCCTCAAATTCATCAGGAATTGGAAAATTCATTGCAGGAGAATTATCCGGAAGAAAATTGGAAAGTGCCTAATATTCTTCGATTTGGTTCATGGATTGGCGGAGACCGAGATGGAAATCCAAACGTAACTCCAAAAGTAACGTGGCAAACGCTTGTCAAACAAAGGAAGTTAGCTATTCGTAAATATAAAGAGTCGCTTACTCAATTGAGACAAAGGTTAAGTCAGTCTACAAAAAGAGTCGCAGTTTCAGATAACCTTCTTGATTCTATTAATCAAGAAATATCGTTATTACCTGAGAATAAGAGATGGAGAATCAAACACGAAGTATATCGCTGCAAGCTTACGATTATGCTTCATAAATTAAATTTAGTTGGAGAATCGGAAGCAGGTTATCAAAGGTCAGAAGAACTTTTACATGATTTGTTTCTAATTAAAGATAGCTTGCAAAAGCACCAGCCTCAAGATTATCAGTTGAAAAGTTTGTGTAAATTAATTCGCCAAGTTGAGCTGTTTGGATTTCATTTAGCAACGCTTGATATCCGTAATCACAGCGGGGAACACGAAGCGGCAATCAAAGAAATTTTCCATGCTGTTTCTTTAGCTGAAGATTATTCAGCCTTAACAGAAGAGGAAAAAGTTGAGCTGCTGGGGAAAGTTCTTCAAGACCCAAGACCTGTAGTATCGTTTGTAGAGAATTACTCTAAAGAAACGCAGCAAGTAATTGAAGTATTTAATATGATACATCGAGCACATAAAGAATTTGGAGAAAGATCTATTGAAGTCTACTTAATCAGTATGACGCAGTCTGCAAGTGATTTGTTAGAAGTCATGGTACTCGCCAAAGAAGCGGGTATTTATCGCCTTCATGCAGATGGTCGTATTGAAAGCAAATTAAATATAGCTCCGCTGCTTGAAACGATTGATGATCTCACAGCAGGTCCTAAAATCATGGAACAGCTATTTCAATTAGATTTTTATCGAGAGCACTTAAGGAAACAGCAGGATTTGCAGGAAATTATGCTTGGCTACTCAGATGGAAGCAAAGACGGAGGAACGCTTACTGCTAATTGGAAGCTCTATAAAGCGCAGCAGGAAATTCACGATATGGCGAGGAAGTATCAAATTCGTCTGAAGTTTTTCCATGGCCGAGGCGGCTCACTAGGCCGAGGAGGTGGGCCGTTAAACCGAAGCATTTTATCTCAGCCTGTTGAGACGCTAGGAGACGGCGTTAAAATTACAGAGCAAGGCGAAGTTCTTTCTTCTAGATACTCTTTATATGACATTGCTTACCGAAGCCTTGAACAAGCGGTCTCAGCTCTTCTTACAGCGGCAGCAAATGTTTCTCAAGAAGCTGAACAATGTGATATTCGTACACATGAATGGGAAGAAACAATGGACGAGATTTCAACTGCTTCTTTACGTAAGTATCAAGAGCTTGTTTTCAAAGATCCAGACTTTTTAACGTACTTTAAACAAGCTACACCTCTTCCTGAGCTGGGGGCTTTAAATATTGGGTCACGTCCAATGAGTCGAAAAGGAAGTGATCGCTTTGAAGACTTGCGAGCAATTCCGTGGGTATTTGCATGGACGCAAAGCAGACAGCTGCTTCCAGCCTGGTACGCTGCAGGTACGGGCTTACAGCATTTGGTAGAGAAATCCGGAGATATACAGCTTCTTCAGCAAATGTATAAAGAATGGCCATTCTTCCGCTCGACCGTCGATAATCTGCAAATGGCCTTAACAAAAGCAGATTTAATGGCAGCAAAAGAATACACGGAAATGGTACAAGATCCGGTTATTTCAGAGCGGATTTTTACCGCCATTAAAAAAGAGTACAATCTCACAAAAGAAATGATTCTTCAAATCACGGGTCAAAAAGAATTAATGGATCACCTTCCTACAATTAAAGAATCTATTAAATTACGAAATCCGTATGTGGACCCTCTAACATTCTTACAAGTTAAGGTCATTTCCAAGCTGCGTGAAGATGAGGCTGGAACGTTAAATGAAGAACTTTTAAAAGAAGCGTTATTAACGATTAATGGCATTGCAGCAGGGTTACGTAACACAGGCTGA